One region of Mus musculus strain C57BL/6J chromosome 3, GRCm38.p6 C57BL/6J genomic DNA includes:
- the Tars2 gene encoding threonine--tRNA ligase, mitochondrial isoform 4 (isoform 4 is encoded by transcript variant 4) yields the protein MGLCLRWRRLGFPLPEFRRCELHTVREASAPTPPHWLAERFGLFEELWTAHVKKLASMTQKKARAIKISLPEGQKVDAVAWNTTPYQLAHQISVTLADTAVAAEVNGELYDLDRPLETDCHLRFLTFDSPEGKAVFWHSSAHVLGAAAEQQLGAVLCRGPSTESGFYHDFFLGKERTVRSAELPILERICQELIAAAQPFRRLEASRDQLRQLFKDNHFKLHLIEEKVTGPTATVYGCGMSVDLCRGPHLRHTGQIGALKLLTNSSALWRSLGAPETLQRVSGISFPKVELLRNWEARREAAELRDHRRIGKEQELFFFHELSPGSCFFLPRGTRVYNALVAFIRLEAEIQGCLDFLRCVYSVLGFSFHLALSTRPPGFLGEPRLWDQAEQVLQQALEKFGEPWDLNPGDGAFYGPKASWSHT from the exons ATGGGTCTCTGTCTGAGGTGGCGCCGGCTTGGGTTCCCACTCCCAGAGTTCCGCCGCTGCGAGCTCCACACCGTGCGTGAG GCCTCTGCACCAACTCCTCCACATTGGTTGGCAGAACGATTTGGCCTTTTTGAGGAGCTATGGACCGCTCACGTGAAAAAGTTAGCAAGTATGACACAGAAGAAAGCCCGGGCTATTAAGATATCACTTCCTGAAGGCCAGAAGGTAGATGCTGTTGCATGGAACACAACCCCTTACCAACTGGCCCATCAGATCAG TGTAACACTGGCTGATACTGCAGTGGCTGCTGAAGTAAATGGAGAACTTTACGATCTGGACCGACCCTTGGAGACAGATTGTCACCTCAGATTTCTGACATTTGATTCCCCAGAGGGCAAAGCG GTGTTCTGGCACTCTAGTGCCCATGTTCTGGGGGCTGCGGCTGAGCAACAACTGGGTGCTGTTCTCTGCCGAGGTCCAAGCACAGAATCGGGCTTTTACCATGACTTCTTCCTGGGAAAAGAACG GACAGTCCGCAGCGCAGAGTTGCCCATTTTAGAGCGGATTTGCCAGGAGCTCATAGCTGCTGCACAGCCTTTCCGGAGGCTGGAGGCTTCACGGGATCAGCTTCGCCAGCTCTTCAAG GACAACCACTTTAAGCTTCATCTGATCGAGGAGAAAGTGACAGGCCCAACGGCAACAGTGTATGG GTGTGGCATGTCAGTTGACCTGTGCCGAGGCCCCCATCTTCGGCACACTGGACAGATTGGAGCACTGAAGCTGCTCACG AACTCCTCAGCCTTGTGGAGGTCCTTGGGAGCACCTGAGACACTGCAGAGGGTATCAGGAATTTCTTTCCCCAAAGTAGAGTTACTGAGGAACTGGGAAGCTCGAAGAGAAGCAGCAGAGTTAAGAGACCACAGACGCATTGGGAAG GAACAGgagctcttcttcttccatgaaCTGAGCCCTGGGAGCTGTTTTTTCTTGCCACGAGGGACAAGAGTCTATAATGCCCTGGTGGCTTTCATCAGG CTGGAAGCAGAGATCCAGGGCTGCCTTGATTTTCTCCGGTGTGTTTACTCGGTTCTTGGTTTTTCCTTCCACCTGGCTTTATCTACCCGGCCACCTGGTTTCCTAGGGGAGCCTCGCCTATGGGACCAGGCTGAGCAG GTTCTACAGCAAGCCTTGGAGAAGTTTGGAGAACCTTGGGACCTCAACCCTGGAGATGGGGCTTTCTATGGGCCTAAGGCAAGCTGGAGCCACACTTAG
- the Tars2 gene encoding threonine--tRNA ligase, mitochondrial isoform X3, whose protein sequence is MGLCLRWRRLGFPLPEFRRCELHTVREASAPTPPHWLAERFGLFEELWTAHVKKLASMTQKKARAIKISLPEGQKVDAVAWNTTPYQLAHQISVTLADTAVAAEVNGELYDLDRPLETDCHLRFLTFDSPEGKAVFWHSSAHVLGAAAEQQLGAVLCRGPSTESGFYHDFFLGKERTVRSAELPILERICQELIAAAQPFRRLEASRDQLRQLFKDNHFKLHLIEEKVTGPTATVYGCGMSVDLCRGPHLRHTGQIGALKLLTNSSALWRSLGAPETLQRVSGISFPKVELLRNWEARREAAELRDHRRIGKEQELFFFHELSPGSCFFLPRGTRVYNALVAFIRAEYARRGFSEVKTPTLFSTKLWEQSGHWEHYRADMFSLKPPGTDGVDNSQSGHPARCPKDTLALKPMNCPAHCLMFAHRPRSWRELPVRLADFGALHRAEASGSLGGLTRLWRFQQDDAHIFCAPHQLEAEIQGCLDFLRCVYSVLGFSFHLALSTRPPGFLGEPRLWDQAEQVLQQALEKFGEPWDLNPGDGAFYGPKASWSHT, encoded by the exons ATGGGTCTCTGTCTGAGGTGGCGCCGGCTTGGGTTCCCACTCCCAGAGTTCCGCCGCTGCGAGCTCCACACCGTGCGTGAG GCCTCTGCACCAACTCCTCCACATTGGTTGGCAGAACGATTTGGCCTTTTTGAGGAGCTATGGACCGCTCACGTGAAAAAGTTAGCAAGTATGACACAGAAGAAAGCCCGGGCTATTAAGATATCACTTCCTGAAGGCCAGAAGGTAGATGCTGTTGCATGGAACACAACCCCTTACCAACTGGCCCATCAGATCAG TGTAACACTGGCTGATACTGCAGTGGCTGCTGAAGTAAATGGAGAACTTTACGATCTGGACCGACCCTTGGAGACAGATTGTCACCTCAGATTTCTGACATTTGATTCCCCAGAGGGCAAAGCG GTGTTCTGGCACTCTAGTGCCCATGTTCTGGGGGCTGCGGCTGAGCAACAACTGGGTGCTGTTCTCTGCCGAGGTCCAAGCACAGAATCGGGCTTTTACCATGACTTCTTCCTGGGAAAAGAACG GACAGTCCGCAGCGCAGAGTTGCCCATTTTAGAGCGGATTTGCCAGGAGCTCATAGCTGCTGCACAGCCTTTCCGGAGGCTGGAGGCTTCACGGGATCAGCTTCGCCAGCTCTTCAAG GACAACCACTTTAAGCTTCATCTGATCGAGGAGAAAGTGACAGGCCCAACGGCAACAGTGTATGG GTGTGGCATGTCAGTTGACCTGTGCCGAGGCCCCCATCTTCGGCACACTGGACAGATTGGAGCACTGAAGCTGCTCACG AACTCCTCAGCCTTGTGGAGGTCCTTGGGAGCACCTGAGACACTGCAGAGGGTATCAGGAATTTCTTTCCCCAAAGTAGAGTTACTGAGGAACTGGGAAGCTCGAAGAGAAGCAGCAGAGTTAAGAGACCACAGACGCATTGGGAAG GAACAGgagctcttcttcttccatgaaCTGAGCCCTGGGAGCTGTTTTTTCTTGCCACGAGGGACAAGAGTCTATAATGCCCTGGTGGCTTTCATCAGG GCTGAGTATGCCCGCCGTGGTTTCTCAGAGGTGAAAACTCCCACGCTGTTTTCTACAAAACTCTGGGAACAGTCAGGGCACTGGGAACACTATAGGGCAGACATGTTTTCCCTGAAGCCCCCTGGCACTGATGGTGTTGACAACTCCCAGAGTGGCCATCCTGCCAGGTGTCCCAAAGACACACTTGCTCTAAAGCCCATGAACTGCCCTGCACACTG CCTGATGTTTGCCCACCGGCCCAGATCCTGGAGGGAACTGCCTGTGCGACTGGCTGATTTCGGAGCCCTGCATCGGGCTGAGGCCTCTGGCAGTCTGGGAGGATTAACGCGGCTGTGGCGCTTCCAGCAGGATGATGCGCACATCTTTTGTGCACCCCATCAG CTGGAAGCAGAGATCCAGGGCTGCCTTGATTTTCTCCGGTGTGTTTACTCGGTTCTTGGTTTTTCCTTCCACCTGGCTTTATCTACCCGGCCACCTGGTTTCCTAGGGGAGCCTCGCCTATGGGACCAGGCTGAGCAG GTTCTACAGCAAGCCTTGGAGAAGTTTGGAGAACCTTGGGACCTCAACCCTGGAGATGGGGCTTTCTATGGGCCTAAGGCAAGCTGGAGCCACACTTAG